The nucleotide window TTACCGACGCCTGATGGTGACACTTGTGGCATTGGTACAGATCTCTTGATTTGAGCTCGCAAAATTTCGAACCGCCGCAATTCGGACAACGAAAACCATGCGGCCATCTAAGTCTGAATAATGAATCCTGGCACTTATCTTCGGTCCCATATTCGGACAGGAATTCGTGAAT belongs to Desulforegula conservatrix Mb1Pa and includes:
- a CDS encoding transposase; translated protein: MAKNMIQFQKGKSIHEFLSEYGTEDKCQDSLFRLRWPHGFRCPNCGGSKFCELKSRDLYQCHKCHHQASV